From a region of the Lactuca sativa cultivar Salinas chromosome 4, Lsat_Salinas_v11, whole genome shotgun sequence genome:
- the LOC111906408 gene encoding BTB/POZ domain-containing protein NPY4-like isoform X1 produces the protein MKFMKLGSKPDLFQSNGENIRYVATDLATDMIIRVGDIKFYLHKFPLLSKSARLQKLVAVSDTENNQELEIHDIPGGPAAFEICAKFCYGMTVTLNPYNVVLARCAAEYLEMYETIDKGNLVYKIEVFLNSSIFRTWKDSIIVFQSTKVLVPWSEELKIVSHCLDSIASKVSVETSKVNWSYTYNRKKSGNESPRKVVVPKDWWVEDLCDLSSDLYKRVIITIKTKGNVGSDVLGESLRAYTQKRLPWFGKKDEKKHGNDLKTRSLIEMIMELLPEEKEKETVSCGFLVHLLHACVVLECGVTRKEELMRRIGRELENVSVVDVAILDVDLVQELVAMFMMRDQSGEDQDEFLEVKCVDSNAKVNVAKIIDGYLAEIAKDPCLQLLKFADLADMVSTLPRSTHDGIYRAIDMYLKEHPGIGKSEKKRICRLMDCRKLSPEACRHVVQNERLPLRVVVQVLFFEQVRSTTTGGISEIPPGHGPTGGSRGSSRTATTNTEEEWGSVPTSEELKTLKGELEKGGEKTSSKVKGVLTSKRIFMKVFSGKDKESDNGSSDTSESRSTNAEEMKSRRQSLS, from the exons ATGAAGTTCATGAAACTTGGATCAAAGCCCGATTTGTTTCAATCTAATGGCGAAAACATCCG ATATGTAGCAACCGATCTCGCAACCGATATGATCATAAGAGTTGGAGACATCAAATTTTATTTGCACAAG TTTCCCTTGTTGTCTAAAAGTGCGCGTTTGCAAAAACTAGTTGCGGTTTCAGATACCGAAAATAATCAAGAACTCGAAATCCATGATATTCCCGGTGGGCCCGCGGCATTTGAAATTTGTGCCAAGTTTTGTTACGGGATGACAGTCACACTCAACCCGTACAATGTAGTATTGGCTCGATGCGCAGCCGAGTATCTAGAAATGTATGAAACTATCGATAAAGGCAATCTAGTTTACAAGATCGAagtgttcttgaattcaagcATCTTTAGAACTTGGAAAGATTCAATCATTGTTTTCCAATCAACAAAAGTTCTCGTTCCATGGTCGGAAGAATTAAAGATTGTTAGCcattgtttagactccattgctTCAAAAGTTTCAGTGGAAACTTCCAAAGTCAATTGGTCTTACACTTACAATCGAAAAAAATCGGGAAACGAATCGCCAAGAAAAGTTGTAGTCCCAAAAGATTGGTGGGTTGAAGATTTGTGTGATCTTTCAAGTGATTTATATAAACGAGTTATAATCACAATCAAGACAAAAGGGAACGTGGGTTCGGATGTTCTTGGTGAATCTTTAAGAGCTTATACACAAAAAAGATTACCTTGGTTTGGTAAAAAAGACGAAAAGAAACACGGGAATGATTTAAAAACTCGTTCTTTAATCGAAATGATAATGGAACTCCTTccggaagaaaaagaaaaagaaaccgTTTCTTGTGGGTTTTTGGTTCATTTATTGCACGCGTGTGTGGTTTTGGAGTGTGGGGTGACACGAAAGGAAGAATTGATGAGAAGGATTGGGCGGGAGTTGGAGAATGTGTCGGTTGTTGACGTGGCGATTCTTGATGTTGATTTGGTTCAAGAACTTGTTGCAATGTTTATGATGCGGGATCAAAGTGGGGAAGATCAAGATGAGTTTTTGGAGGTGAAATGTGTTGATTCAAATGCAAAAGTTAATGTTGCAAAGATTATCGATGGGTATCTTGCGGAAATTGCAAAAGATCCGTGTTTGCAGTTGTTAAAGTTTGCGGATCTTGCGGATATGGTGTCGACTTTACCTAGATCAACACATGATGGGATTTATCGCGCTATTGATATGTATCTTAAG GAACATCCGGGGATCGGAAAGAGCGAAAAGAAAAGAATTTGCCGGTTAATGGATTGTCGAAAGTTATCACCGGAAGCTTGCCGGCACGTGGTTCAAAACGAGCGACTGCCGTTACGTGTGGTGGTGCAGGTGCTCTTTTTTGAGCAAGTGCGCTCCACCACAACAGGTGGGATCAGTGAGATCCCACCTGGACATGGACCCACCGGTGGGTCCCGTGGCAGTTCAAGAACTGCCACGACAAATACAGAAGAAGAATGGGGGTCGGTCCCCACAAGTGAAGAGCTCAAGACGTTGAAAGGGGAGCTTgagaaaggtggcgagaagacGAGTAGTAAAGTGAAGGGGGTGTTAACGTCAAAAAGGATATTTATGAAGGTGTTTTCGGGTAAAGATAAGGAGAGTGATAACGGTAGTTCCGATACATCCGAGAGTCGATCCACAAATGCTGAGGAAATGAAGAGCAGGAGGCAGTCTTTGTCATAG
- the LOC111906407 gene encoding casein kinase II subunit alpha: MAVRPPLQFTASSINTIKLPFYQSRFPVVFLRCHASAGVLPLQHNNHIHKHNKHRYSHQQTLVHPPISSLSSSYTTKPASSLQEKLAQKIGKASRHPGASSKARVYTDVNVVRPKEYWDYESLAVQWGEQDDYEVVRKVGRGKYSEVFEGLHSVNDEKCIIKILKPVKKKKIKREIKILQNLCGGPNIIKLLDIVRDQQSKTPSLVFEYVNNTDFKVLYPTLSDFDIRYYIFELLKALEYCHSQGIMHRDVKPHNVMIDHEQRKLRLIDWGLAEFYHPGTEYNVRVASRYFKGPELLVDLQDYDYSLDLWSLGCMFAGMIFRKEPFFYGHDNHDQLVKIAKVLGTDELNTYLQKYRIELDPNLSELVGRHNRKAWSKFINADNQHLAVPEAIDFLDKLLRYDHQERPTAKEAMAHPYFYPVRNAESSRTTRA, from the exons ATGGCCGTGAGGCCTCCTCTGCAATTCACCGCATCCTCAATCAACACCATCAAATTACCTTTCTACCAATCCCGATTCCCCGTCGTATTCCTCCGTTGCCACGCTTCCGCCGGCGTTCTACCGCTGCAACACAACAACCACATCCACAAACACAATAAACATAGATATTCTCATCAACAAACCCTAGTTCACCCGCCTATTTCATCACTATCTTCATCCTATACCACCAAACCTGCGTCATCTCTGCAAGAAAAACTGGCGCAGAAAATCGGTAAAGCTTCTCGCCATCCCGGCGCCTCGTCCAAGGCGAGGGTTTATACCGACGTTAATGTTGTTCGCCCCAAGGAGTATTGGGATTACGAGTCTCTTGCTGTTCAATGGGG CGAACAAGATGATTATGAGGTCGTTCGGAAGGTTGGAAGAGGAAAATACAGCGAGGTTTTTGAGGGATTGCATTCTGTAAATGACGaaaaatgcatcatcaagatacTTAAACCCGTAAAAAAGAAAAAG ATAAAGAGAGAGATCAAAATCCTACAAAATCTATGTGGAGGACCAAATATTATAAAGCTACTGGATATTGTTAGAGATCAACAATCAAAGACACCAAGTCTTGTATTTGAATATGTGAACAACACCGATTTCAAAGTGCTTTATCCAACACTTTCTGACTTTGATATCCGCTATTACATCTTTGAGCTTCTAAAG GCATTAGAATATTGTCATTCTCAAGGAATCATGCATCGTGATGTGAAGCCTCACAATGTGATGATTGATCATGAACAACGCAAGCTTCGTCTTATTGATTGGGGTCTTGCTGAGTTTTATCATCCTGGGACTGAGTACAATGTCCGTGTAGCTTCCAG ATATTTCAAAGGTCCAGAACTTCTTGTTGATTTGCAAGATTATGATTACTCTTTGGATTTGTGGAGCCTTGGCTGCATGTTTGCTGGCATG ATATTCCGAAAGGAACCATTTTTTTATGGGCATGATAATCATGATCAGCTAGTCAAAATTGCCAAG GTATTAGGTACTGATGAGTTAAATACTTATCTACAAAAGTATCGTATAGAGCTAGACCCAAATCTTAGTGAGCTTGTTGGAAG GCATAACAGGAAAGCATGGTCAAAGTTTATTAATGCTGATAATCAACATTTAGCTGTGCCTGAG gCGATTGATTTCCTTGATAAGTTGCTTCGGTATGATCATCAAGAAAGACCAACTGCTAAAGAAGCCATG gCGCATCCGTACTTTTACCCTGTAAGAAATGCAGAGAGCAGCCGAACAACTCGGgcatga
- the LOC111906408 gene encoding BTB/POZ domain-containing protein NPY2-like isoform X2, with amino-acid sequence MTVTLNPYNVVLARCAAEYLEMYETIDKGNLVYKIEVFLNSSIFRTWKDSIIVFQSTKVLVPWSEELKIVSHCLDSIASKVSVETSKVNWSYTYNRKKSGNESPRKVVVPKDWWVEDLCDLSSDLYKRVIITIKTKGNVGSDVLGESLRAYTQKRLPWFGKKDEKKHGNDLKTRSLIEMIMELLPEEKEKETVSCGFLVHLLHACVVLECGVTRKEELMRRIGRELENVSVVDVAILDVDLVQELVAMFMMRDQSGEDQDEFLEVKCVDSNAKVNVAKIIDGYLAEIAKDPCLQLLKFADLADMVSTLPRSTHDGIYRAIDMYLKEHPGIGKSEKKRICRLMDCRKLSPEACRHVVQNERLPLRVVVQVLFFEQVRSTTTGGISEIPPGHGPTGGSRGSSRTATTNTEEEWGSVPTSEELKTLKGELEKGGEKTSSKVKGVLTSKRIFMKVFSGKDKESDNGSSDTSESRSTNAEEMKSRRQSLS; translated from the exons ATGACAGTCACACTCAACCCGTACAATGTAGTATTGGCTCGATGCGCAGCCGAGTATCTAGAAATGTATGAAACTATCGATAAAGGCAATCTAGTTTACAAGATCGAagtgttcttgaattcaagcATCTTTAGAACTTGGAAAGATTCAATCATTGTTTTCCAATCAACAAAAGTTCTCGTTCCATGGTCGGAAGAATTAAAGATTGTTAGCcattgtttagactccattgctTCAAAAGTTTCAGTGGAAACTTCCAAAGTCAATTGGTCTTACACTTACAATCGAAAAAAATCGGGAAACGAATCGCCAAGAAAAGTTGTAGTCCCAAAAGATTGGTGGGTTGAAGATTTGTGTGATCTTTCAAGTGATTTATATAAACGAGTTATAATCACAATCAAGACAAAAGGGAACGTGGGTTCGGATGTTCTTGGTGAATCTTTAAGAGCTTATACACAAAAAAGATTACCTTGGTTTGGTAAAAAAGACGAAAAGAAACACGGGAATGATTTAAAAACTCGTTCTTTAATCGAAATGATAATGGAACTCCTTccggaagaaaaagaaaaagaaaccgTTTCTTGTGGGTTTTTGGTTCATTTATTGCACGCGTGTGTGGTTTTGGAGTGTGGGGTGACACGAAAGGAAGAATTGATGAGAAGGATTGGGCGGGAGTTGGAGAATGTGTCGGTTGTTGACGTGGCGATTCTTGATGTTGATTTGGTTCAAGAACTTGTTGCAATGTTTATGATGCGGGATCAAAGTGGGGAAGATCAAGATGAGTTTTTGGAGGTGAAATGTGTTGATTCAAATGCAAAAGTTAATGTTGCAAAGATTATCGATGGGTATCTTGCGGAAATTGCAAAAGATCCGTGTTTGCAGTTGTTAAAGTTTGCGGATCTTGCGGATATGGTGTCGACTTTACCTAGATCAACACATGATGGGATTTATCGCGCTATTGATATGTATCTTAAG GAACATCCGGGGATCGGAAAGAGCGAAAAGAAAAGAATTTGCCGGTTAATGGATTGTCGAAAGTTATCACCGGAAGCTTGCCGGCACGTGGTTCAAAACGAGCGACTGCCGTTACGTGTGGTGGTGCAGGTGCTCTTTTTTGAGCAAGTGCGCTCCACCACAACAGGTGGGATCAGTGAGATCCCACCTGGACATGGACCCACCGGTGGGTCCCGTGGCAGTTCAAGAACTGCCACGACAAATACAGAAGAAGAATGGGGGTCGGTCCCCACAAGTGAAGAGCTCAAGACGTTGAAAGGGGAGCTTgagaaaggtggcgagaagacGAGTAGTAAAGTGAAGGGGGTGTTAACGTCAAAAAGGATATTTATGAAGGTGTTTTCGGGTAAAGATAAGGAGAGTGATAACGGTAGTTCCGATACATCCGAGAGTCGATCCACAAATGCTGAGGAAATGAAGAGCAGGAGGCAGTCTTTGTCATAG